A region of Piscinibacter gummiphilus DNA encodes the following proteins:
- a CDS encoding SDR family NAD(P)-dependent oxidoreductase, producing MDALKGKVVFATGATKGLGAELALAMAREGAHVAVVGRDTDAGETVAAAVRATGSEALVLQADVTDGAALDTAARQARDHFGRVDRLLCTAGVGSPRQPVWAGTAEDYHACFDINVLGVMLAMRAVMPLLIEQRDGRVVVIGGTYGHKGVADASIYAASKWAVRGLVKSAALEAGPHNVTVNVVAPGGIAGPRLKRLFEASALREGVPYETVLRRFTSKSALGRLVSGDDVAHAVIHLFGDGGRLITGQDIVVDAGTLV from the coding sequence ATGGATGCGTTGAAAGGCAAGGTGGTGTTCGCCACCGGCGCCACCAAGGGACTCGGTGCGGAGCTGGCGCTCGCGATGGCGCGCGAAGGCGCCCACGTGGCCGTCGTCGGGCGCGACACCGACGCGGGCGAGACCGTGGCTGCCGCGGTGCGCGCCACCGGCAGCGAGGCGCTCGTGCTGCAAGCCGACGTGACGGACGGCGCCGCGCTGGACACCGCCGCGCGCCAGGCACGCGACCACTTCGGCCGCGTCGACCGCCTGCTGTGCACCGCCGGTGTGGGCAGCCCGCGGCAGCCCGTGTGGGCCGGCACCGCGGAGGACTACCACGCCTGCTTCGACATCAACGTGCTCGGCGTGATGCTGGCGATGCGTGCGGTGATGCCGCTGCTGATCGAGCAGCGCGACGGGCGGGTGGTCGTGATCGGCGGCACCTACGGCCACAAGGGCGTGGCCGATGCTTCGATCTACGCCGCGTCGAAGTGGGCCGTGCGCGGCCTCGTCAAGTCGGCCGCGCTCGAGGCCGGGCCACACAACGTGACGGTCAACGTCGTGGCGCCGGGCGGCATCGCCGGGCCGCGGCTGAAGCGCCTCTTCGAAGCCTCCGCGTTGCGCGAAGGCGTTCCCTACGAAACCGTGCTGCGGCGTTTCACGTCGAAGTCGGCGCTCGGCCGCCTGGTCAGCGGCGACGACGTGGCGCACGCGGTGATCCACCTCTTCGGCGACGGCGGCCGGCTCATCACGGGCCAGGACATCGTCGTCGACGCCGGAACCCTCGTCTGA